One genomic region from Prunus persica cultivar Lovell chromosome G3, Prunus_persica_NCBIv2, whole genome shotgun sequence encodes:
- the LOC18783485 gene encoding uncharacterized protein LOC18783485 yields MSLIYDAGFCLVFTRAAQAALNCIIKAKQNLGKSPRPRVVIVSDTPSLMKSITPNVIKLAEVIHFDYELFKGNISDSRKGLHSLDFRMKDWGPAPRWIAFVDFFLASRAKYAVASGAHRHVGTTYAQLIAALAAANNLGTYMHTVTNQLVLILHF; encoded by the exons ATGAGTTTAATCTATGACGCAGGTTTTTGCCTCGTGTTTACCAGAGCTGCACAGGCAGCATTGAACTGCATCATAAAAGCTAAGCAAAATCTTGGCAAGTCACCAAGACCCAGGGTAGTCATAGTGTCAGATACTCCCTCTCTCATGAAAAGTATTACACCAAATGTAATTAAACTTGCAGag GTCATTCATTTTGATTATGAACTTTtcaaaggaaatatatctGATAGCAGAAAGGGATTGCACAGTTTAGATTTTAGAATGAAAGATTGGGGCCCAGCGCCCAGATGGATTGCCTTTGTAGACTTCTTTCTTGCATCACGTGCAAAATATGCTGTTGCGTCCGGGGCTCACAGGCATGTTGGGACGACTTATGCACAGTTAATTGCAGCACTGGCTGCAGCAAACAATCTTGGGACATACATGCATACG GTGACAAACCAACTGGTTCTAATTTTGCATTTTTAA
- the LOC109948227 gene encoding uncharacterized protein LOC109948227 — translation MGSRERSHFFSFVPWYVVSLKPVCLGNCEPSVSVAFIYKKGLGCVVCATVNKCRVLNLALPFFIFFFFFSKFIWIFDNIFHLRWSNMGYCTCFVFRKGKKLKSNTDEEKEIVKTTIRKPEENVAQLSSGQLIRFWLMYMQTPTFWWHMDQLVCNRNGSRFNFWHVGIIVSVEFCKSGGILGYLLQKL, via the exons ATGGGTTCTAGAGAAAGATCCCATTTCTTCTCGTTCGTCCCGTGGTACGTCGTTTCTTTGAAGCCTGTGTGTTTGGGGAATTGCGAGCCCTCTGTTTCGGTTGCCTTCATATACAAAAAAGGGTTGGGTTGTGTTGTGTGCGCCACTGTGAACAAATGTAGAGTGCTTAATTTGGCTCTCCcattttttatcttctttttttttttttcaaaatttatttggATTTTTGACAACATTTTCCATCTCCGTTGGAGCAACATGGGCTATTGCACATGTTTCGTGTTCAGGAAGGGGAAGAAGCTCAAGAGCAACACAGACGAAGAGAAAGAGATCGTGAAGACGACAATACGCAAGCCTGAGGAGAATGTGGCTCAATTGTCTTCTGGTCAGTTGATACG GTTTTGGTTGATGTACATGCAGACCCCAACTTTCTGGTGGCATATG GATCAATTAGTCTGTAACAGGAATGGTTCTCGATTCAATTTTTGGCATGTTGGGATCATAGTTAGtgtcgaattttgtaaatcTGGAGGAATTCTAGGCTATTTATTACAAAAGCTTTGA